Proteins encoded by one window of Arachis hypogaea cultivar Tifrunner chromosome 1, arahy.Tifrunner.gnm2.J5K5, whole genome shotgun sequence:
- the LOC112708516 gene encoding dnaJ homolog subfamily C GRV2 isoform X1, whose amino-acid sequence MESASAGAVAARSSSGSAAPAPLEEPEYLCRYMVVKHSWRGRYKRILCISSVSIVTLDPSSLSVTNSYDVATDFEGAAPVLGRDDNSNEFSVSVRTDGRGKFKAIKFSSRYRASILTEMHRIRWNRLAPVAEFPVLHLRRRASQWVPFKLKITYVGVELIDTKSGDLRWCLDFRDMDSPAIIILCDAFGKKNVNHGSGFILCPLYGRKSKAFQAASGCTNSAIIANLTKTAKSTVGLSLSVENSQTLTISEYIKQRAKEAVGAEDTPLGGWSVTRLRSAAHGTLNVPGLSLGVGPKGGLGEHGDAVSRQLILTKVSLVERRPENYEAVTVRPLSSVSALVRFAEEPQMFAVEFSDGCPIHVYASTSRDSLLAAVRDAIQTEGQCAIPVLPRLTMPGHRIDPPCGRVYLQYGQQKPVADAESAAMHLKHLAAAAKDAVAEGGSIPGSRAKLWRRIREFNACIPFSGVPLNIEVPEVTLMALITMLPAAPNLPPESPPLPPPSPKAAATVMGFIACLHRLLASRSAASHVMSFPAAVGRIMGLLRNGSEGVASEAAGLVAALIGGGPGDANVMDSKGEWHATIMHTKSVLFANQSYVIILVNRLKPMSVSPLLSMAVVEVLEAMICDPHGETTQYNVFVELLRQVAGLKRRLFALFGHPAESVRETVAVIMRSIAEEDAIAAESMREASLRDGALLRHLLHAFFLPAGERREVSRQLVALWADSYQPALELLSRILPPGLVAYLHTRSDGVQDEETNQEESSIGRRKRRLLQQRKSRIGRGLTSQEQPFASANNFDVSDSGRQTGSAIVRGSDNYHRAALEPSSGQASDIQSSVVHTNENLSSGSPTAVTQNGYSTVVASATCPSANSNEATVPDLSNSVAPDGNAVGLQNADVPAPAQVVVENTPVGSGRLLCNWPEFWRAFGLDHNRADLIWNERTRQELRESLQAEVHKLDVEKERTEDIVPGGAILEMATGIENVPQISWNYAEFSVRYPSLSKEVCVGQYYLRLLLESGSGGRAQDFPLRDPDAFFRALYHRFLCDADTGLTVDGAVPDELGASDDWCDMGRLDGFGGGGGSSVRELCARAMAIVYEQHYKTVGPFSGTAHITVLLDRTDDRALRHRLLFLLKALMKDLANVEACVLVGGCVLAVDLLTVVHEASERTAIPLQSNLIAATAFMEPLKEWMYIDREGAQIGPVEKDAIRRLWSKKAIDWTTRCWASGMLDWKKLRDIRELRWALALRVPVLTPPQVGDAALSILHSMVSAHSDLDDAGEIVTPTPRVKRILSSPRCLPHIAQAILSGEPSIVEAAAALLKAIVTRNPKAMIRLYSTGAFYFALAYPGSNLLSIGQLFAVTHVHQAFHGGEEAAVSTSLPLAKRSVLGGLLPESLLYVLERSGPAAFAAAMVSDSDTPEIIWTHKMRAENLIRQVLQHLGDFPQKLSQHCHVLYDYAPMPPVTYPELRDEMWCHRYYLRNLCDEIRFPNWPIVEHVEFLQSLLVMWREELTRKPMDLSEEAACKILEISLEDVSGDAVNKKHSLEVSDETSSLSKQIENIDEEKLKRQYRKLAMKYHPDKNPEGREKFLAIQKAYERLQATMQGLQGPQPWRLLLLLKGQCILYRRYGDILEPFKYAGYPMLLSAVTVDKDDNNFLSSDRAPLLVAASELVWLTCASSSLNGEELVRDGGVQLLATLLSRCMYVVQPSTPGNEPSAIIVTNIMRTFSVLSQFEAARSEILEFSGLVPDIVHCTEFELVPGAVDAALQTIANVSVSSELQDALLRAGVLWYLLPLLLQYDATAEEPDATESHGVGASVQIAKNMHAIRAAQALSRLSGLCGDESSTPYNRAAANALRVLLTPKLSSMLRDQLPKDLLSKLNANLESPEIIWNSSTRGELLKFVDQQRAAQGPDGSYDIRDSHDFAYKALSKELFIGNVYLRVYNDQPEFEISEPEAFCVALVDFISYVVHNHPFEDADQYVDGISSPAQNYEDAVDGFVSEQPVLDNSSTISEEQVVGKEEAELVKSLRSALISLQNLLTNNPNLASIFSNKDKLLPLFECFSVPETSNSNIPQLCLGVLSLLTAHAPCLQAMVADGSSLLVLLQMLHSSPSCREGALHVLYALASTPELAWAAAKHGGVVYILELLLPLKEEIPLQQRAMAASLLGKLVGQPMHGPRVAITLARFLPDGLVSVIRDGPGEAVVVALEQTTETPELVWTPAMAASLSAQISTMASELYREQVKGRVVDWDVPEQASGQQEMRDEPQVGGIYVRLFLKDPKFPLRNPKRFLEGLLDQYLSSIAATHYDTQVVDPELPLLLSAALVSLLRVHPALADHVGYLGYVPKLVAAVAFEGRRETMSSGDANIGKNADKTYDPDNGSTEHTQTPQERVRLSCLRVLHQLAASTTCAEAMAATSVGTPQVVPLLMKAIGWQGGSILALETLKRVVVAGNRARDALVAQGLKVGLVEVLLGLLDWRAGGRNGFCSQMNWNESEASIGRVLAIEVLHAFATEGAHCTKVREILNNSDVWSAYKDQRHDLFLPSNAQSAAAGIAGLIENSSSSRLTYALTAPPLQSSTSRPPPSSTSDFHGKQELS is encoded by the exons ATGGAATCTGCCTCCGCTGGCGCTGTCGCCGCGCGCTCCTCCTCCGGCTCTGCCGCACCAGCTCCACTCGAGGAGCCCGAGTACCTCTGCCGGTACATGGTCGTGAAGCACTCCTGGCGCGGCCGGTATAAGCGGATACTGTGCATATCCAGCGTCTCCATTGTCACGCTCGACCCGTCCTCGCTCTCTGTTACGAACTCATACGACGTCGCCACTGATTTCGAGGGTGCCGCGCCGGTCCTTGGACGTGACGATAATTCGAATGAGTTCAGTGTGAGCGTGAGAACCGATGGAAGGGGGAAGTTCAAGGCGATAAAGTTCTCGTCGAGGTATAGGGCGAGTATTCTGACAGAGATGCATCGGATAAGGTGGAATAGGTTGGCGCCGGTGGCTGAGTTCCCGGTGCTGCATCTTCGACGGCGGGCGTCTCAATGGGTCCCATTT AAACTTAAGATAACCTATGTTGGTGTTGAACTTATTGACACAAAATCTGGTGACCTTCGCTGGTGCTTGGATTTTAGAGACATGGATTCTCCTGCAATTATTATTCTTTGTGATGCATTTGGTAAGAAAAATGTTAATCATGGGAGTGGTTTTATCCTTTGCCCTTTATATGGAAGGAAATCTAAAGCTTTCCAAGCTGCCTCTGGGTGCACAAATTCAGCTATTATTGCGAACTTG ACAAAAACTGCAAAATCCACTGTTGGGTTGTCCTTGTCTGTGGAGAATTCCCAAACTCTTACAATCTCTGAGTATATAAAACAAAGGG CAAAAGAGGCAGTTGGAGCCGAAGATACCCCTTTGGGAGGTTGGTCTGTAACTAGGTTGCGTTCTGCTGCCCATGGAACTCTGAATGTTCCAGGATTGAGCTTAGGAGTTGGTCCAAAAGGAGGACTTGGTGAACATGGTGATGCTGTATCTCGACAGCTCATTCTTACAAAGGTGTCACTCGTGGAAAGGCGTCCTGAGAATTACGAA GCTGTTACTGTTCGTCCTTTGTCTTCAGTAAGCGCCCTTGTTCGGTTTGCTGAAGAACCCCAGATGTTTGCAGTTGAATTCAGTGATGGATGTCCTATCCAT GTTTATGCAAGCACATCTCGCGATAGCTTACTTGCAGCTGTTCGTGATGCAATTCAAACTGAA GGTCAATGTGCCATACCTGTATTGCCAAGGCTGACAATGCCTGGTCACCGGATTGATCCTCCCTGTGGAAGAGTTTATTTGCAATATGGTCAGCAAAAGCCAGTTGCTGATGCTGAAAGTGCTGCAATGCATTTGAAACATTTAGCAGCTGCTGCCAAGGATGCTGTTGCTGAAGGTGGTTCCATTCCTGGATCAAGAGCTAAACTATGGCGAAGAATAAGGGAGTTCAATGCATGTATACCTTTTAGTGGTGTGCCTTTAAACATTGAAGTGCCAGAGGTTACCTTGATGGCCTTGATTACTATGCTTCCTGCGGCCCCAAATCTTCCTCCAGAATCTCCTCCTTTGCCACCCCCGTCACCAAAAGCTGCTGCAACTGTGATGGGTTTTATTGCTTGTTTACATCGACTACTTGCATCAAGAAGCGCCGCATCACACGTGATGTCTTTTCCAGCAGCAGTTGGAAGGATAATGGGTTTGCTTAGAAATGGTTCAGAGGGCGTTGCATCGGAAGCTGCCGGGCTTGTTGCAGCACTCATTGGTGGTGGGCCTGGTGATGCTAATGTGATGGATTCTAAAGGAGAGTGGCATGCAACAATCATGCATACGAAGTCAGTATTGTTTGCTAATCAGAGTTATGTCATTATTCTTGTCAACAGATTGAAGCCTATGTCAGTATCACCTTTGCTGTCAATGGCTGTGGTTGAAGTGCTCGAGGCTATGATTTGTGATCCACATGGGGAAACTACTCAATATAATGTTTTTGTTGAGTTGTTGCGCCAAGTTGCTGGGTTAAAGCGTCGTTTGTTTGCACTATTTGGTCATCCTGCCGAAAGTGTTAGAGAAACAGTAGCTGTTATTATGCGATCAATTGCTGAAGAAGATGCTATTGCTGCGGAGTCCATGCGAGAGGCTTCTCTGCGTGATGGTGCTTTGTTGAGGCATTTATTGCACGCTTTTTTCCTTCCTGCTGGTGAACGCCGTGAAGTTAGTCGACAACTTGTTGCTCTTTGGGCGGATTCCTATCAACCTGCTTTGGAGCTATTGTCTCGAATTCTGCCTCCCGGACTTGTTGCTTATTTGCATACACGCTCTGATGGAGTTCAAGATGAAGAAACGAATCAAGAGGAGTCATCAATTGGGAGAAGAAAAAGACGCTTACTTCAGCAGAGGAAAAGTCGCATCGGGAGAGGACTAACCTCTCAAGAACAACCCTTCGCTTCAGCTAATAATTTTGATGTTTCAGATTCGGGTAGACAGACAGGGAGTGCCATTGTTAGGGGCTCAGACAACTACCATAGAGCTGCTCTTGAGCCAAGCTCTGGACAGGCTTCAGATATTCAATCTTCTGTTGTTCATACTAATGAAAATTTGTCCAGTGGATCTCCTACAGCAGTCACACAAAATGGGTATTCAACTGTTGTTGCTTCGGCTACTTGTCCATCTGCAAACTCAAATGAAGCAACGGTACCTGATTTATCAAATTCAGTTGCTCCTGATGGCAATGCAGTTGGCTTGCAGAATGCAGATGTTCCAGCTCCTGCTCAAGTTGTGGTGGAGAACACTCCCGTGGGTTCTGGTCGGCTTCTATGTAACTGGCCTGAATTCTGGCGAGCGTTTGGTCTTGATCACAATCGTGCAGATTTGATTTGGAATGAGCGTACTAGGCAAGAGTTAAGAGAATCTTTGCAAGCTGAAGTCCATAAACTAGATGTTGAAAAAGAGCGTACTGAAGATATTGTTCCTGGGGGTGCTATCCTTGAAATGGCAACAGGGATTGAGAATGTCCCGCAAATATCTTGGAACTATGCTGAATTTTCCGTTCGTTACCCAAGCCTGTCAAAAGAAGTTTGTGTGGGCCAATATTATCTGCGTCTCCTGCTTGAGAGTGGCAGTGGTGGCAGGGCACAAGACTTCCCGTTGCGTGATCCAGATGCTTTCTTTAGAGCACTTTACCATCGTTTTTTATGTGATGCAGACACAGGGCTTACCGTAGATGGGGCTGTTCCTGATGAACTAGGTGCATCAGATGATTGGTGTGATATGGGTAGACTAGATGGTTTTGGTGGCGGTGGTGGTTCATCAGTGAGAGAGCTTTGTGCAAGGGCAATGGCAATTGTATATGAGCAGCACTACAAGACCGTTGGTCCTTTTTCAGGCACTGCTCACATTACCGTTCTCCTGGATAGGACAGATGACAGAGCTCTGAGACAcagacttctttttcttttgaag GCTTTGATGAAGGATTTAGCTAATGTAGAGGCTTGTGTTCTAGTTGGAGGCTGTGTATTAGCTGTCGATCTTCTTACAGTGGTCCATGAAGCTTCGGAGAGGACAGCTATTCctttgcaatcaaatttgattgctGCTACGGCTTTCATGGAGCCACTCAAGGAATGGATGTATATCGACAGAGAAGGTGCTCAAATTGGACCTGTGGAAAAAGATGCTATTAGAAGGTTATGGTCCAAGAAGGCTATTGATTGGACAACAAGGTGTTGGGCCTCTGGGATGCTAGATTGGAAGAAGTTGCGTGATATTCGTGAGCTTCGCTGGGCACTTGCCCTTAGAGTTCCTGTCCTTACCCCACCTCAG GTTGGAGATGCAGCTTTGTCCATATTGCATAGCATGGTGTCTGCACATTCAGATTTAGATGATGCTGGAGAAATTGTTACTCCAACTCCTAGAGTAAAACGAATCTTGTCAAGTCCACGTTGCCTTCCTCACATTGCACAG GCCATTCTCTCTGGGGAACCAAGTATTGTTGAGGCAGCTGCTGCATTGTTGAAGGCCATTGTTACCAGGAATCCCAAAGCCATGATACGTCTATACAGCACCGGTGCATTTTATTTTGCACTGGCTTATCCAGGATCTAATCTACTTTCAATTGGGCAACTGTTTGCCGTCACCCATGTCCACCAAGCATTTCATGGTGGCGAAGAGGCTGCGGTTTCAACTTCATTGCCTTTGGCAAAACGTAGTGTTCTTGGTGGACTTCTTCCTGAATCTTTGTTGTATGTATTGGAGCGCAGTGGTCCAGCAGCATTTGCTGCAGCAATGGTATCAGATTCTGACACTCCTGAGATAATATGGACTCATAAAATGAGGGCAGAAAATTTAATACGTCAG GTTTTGCAACACCTTGGTGATTTTCCACAGAAATTGTCACAGCATTGCCATGTTTTATATGACTATGCTCCAATGCCTCCAGTTACATACCCTGAACTTAGAGATGAAATGTGGTGTCATCGTTATTACCTGAGGAATCTATGCGATGAGATCCGCTTTCCAAATTGGCCTATTGTTGAGCATGTAGAGTTTCTGCAGTCTTTACTTGTAATGTGGCGTGAAGAGTTGACGAGAAAACCTATGGATCTTTCTGAAGAAGCAGCTTGCAAGATCCTTGAAATATCCTTGGAGGATGTATCTGGTGATGCTGTAAATAAAAAGCATTCTTTGGAGGTATCAGATGAAACATCTAGCttatcaaagcaaattgaaaatatTGACGAGGAAAAGTTAAAGCGACAATATCGAAAACTTGCTATGAAATATCATCCTGACAAAAACCCTGAAGGAAGGGAGAAGTTTCTTGCTATACAGAAGGCTTATGAACGCCTCCAG GCTACAATGCAAGGATTGCAAGGTCCTCAGCCTTGGAGATTGCTTCTTTTGTTGAAGGGGCAATGCATTTTATACAGAAGATATGGAGACATATTGGAGCCATTCAAATATGCTGGCTATCCCATGTTGTTAAGTGCTGTTACTGTGGACAAGGATGATAACAATTTTCTTTCTTCAGATAGAGCACCTCTTCTTGTTGCAGCATCAGAGCTTGTTTGGCTGAC ATGTGCATCTTCTTCACTGAATGGAGAAGAGCTGGTGAGAGATGGAGGAGTGCAACTTCTTGCAACCCTTCTTTCCCGTTGCATGTATGTTGTTCAGCCATCTACTCCTGGAAATGAACCATCTGCCATTATTGTTACAAACATCATGCGAACATTTTCAGTTCTTAGTCAATTTGAGGCTGCCAGATCTGAGATACTCGAGTTTTCTGGGCTAGTTCCAGACATTGTGCACTGCACTGAGTTTGAGCTTGTACCAGGAGCTGTTGATGCTGCTCTACAGACTATTGCCAATGTTTCTGTTTCATCTGAATTGCAGGATGCTTTATTGAGGGCTGGTGTTTTATG GTACCTATTGCCGCTGCTGCTTCAGTATGATGCAACTGCTGAAGAACCGGATGCAACAGAATCACATGGTGTTGGTGCCAGTGTTCAAATTGCCAAAAACATGCATGCCATACGGGCAGCCCAGGCTCTGTCAAGGCTCAGTGGTTTGTGTGGTGATGAGAGCTCAACTCCTTACAATCGGGCGGCAGCAAATGCCCTCAGAGTTTTGCTAACACCTAAGCTTTCTAGCATGTTACGAGACCAATTACCTAAAGATTTGCTGTCCAAGTTGAATGCAAACCTGGAGTCTCCAGAG ATTATATGGAATTCTTCAACACGGGGAGAGCTGCTGAAATTTGTGGATCAGCAGCGTGCAGCTCAAGGTCCTGATGGTTCATACGATATCAGAGACTCACATGACTTTGCCTATAAAGCACTATCAAAGGAATTGTTCATTGGCAATGTTTACTTGAGGGTCTACAATGATCAGCCAGAATTTGAAATTAGTGAACCAGAAGCTTTTTGTGTTGCTCTAGTTGATTTTATATCTTATGTTGTGCACAACCATCCTTTTGAGGATGCTGATCAATATGTTGATGGCATCTCTTCTCCTGCTCAGAATTATGAGGATGCTGTTGATGGATTTGTGAGTGAACAGCCTGTCCTAGATAATTCTAGCACAATATCCGAGGAGCAAGTTGTTGGGAAGGAAGAAGCCGAGCTAGTTAAAAGTCTCCGTTCCGCATTGATCTCCCTACAG AACCTATTGACTAATAATCCAAATTTGGCATCCATATTTTCCAATAAAGACAAGTTACTGCCTCTTTTTGAATGCTTTTCTGTCCCTGAAACATCAAACAGCAACATCCCTCAACTTTGTTTAGGAGTGCTGTCACTCTTGACGGCACATGCTCCTTGTTTGCAAGCCATGGTTGCAGATGGATCTAGTCTCCTTGTTTTACTACAAATGCTTCACTCATCCCCAAGTTGTCGTGAAGGGGCTCTCCATGTTCTCTATGCATTGGCAAGTACACCTGAACTGGCCTGGGCAGCTGCCAAGCATGGTGGTGTTGTCTACATTCTTGAACTACTGTTGCCTTTGAAAG AAGAAATTCCACTCCAACAAAGAGCTATGGCAGCCTCCTTGTTGGGGAAACTTGTTGGGCAACCAATGCACGGTCCAAGAGTTGCTATAACACTTGCAAGGTTTCTTCCAGATGGCCTTGTATCAGTAATTAGGGATGGACCTGGTGAAGCTGTTGTTGTTGCGCTTGAGCAGACTACTGAGACACCAGAACTTGTGTGGACGCCAGCAATGGCAGCTTCTTTGTCTGCACAGATTTCAACCATGGCATCAGAATTATATCGGGAGCAGGTGAAAGGCCGTGTTGTTGATTGGGATGTACCTGAGCAGGCATCTGGGCAGCAGGAAATGAGAGATGAGCCACAG GTTGGTGGCATCTATGTTCGTCTATTTTTGAAAGATCCCAAATTTCCATTGAGAAATCCTAAAAGATTCTTGGAAGGCCTTCTAGATCAGTATTTGTCATCCATTGCTGCCACACATTATGACACTCAGGTTGTTGACCCAGAGTTGCCTTTGCTTCTATCAGCTGCATTAGTTTCATTGCTTCGTGTTCATCCTGCACTAGCAGATCACGTTGGATATCTTGGATATGTCCCAAAACTAGTTGCTGCTGTTGCATTTGAGGGAAGGCGAGAAACAATGTCATCAGGTGATGCAAATATTGGAAAAAATGCAGATAAAACATATGACCCTGATAATGGATCAACAGAGCACACACAAACTCCTCAAGAACGTGTGCGGTTGAGTTGTTTGCGTGTCTTGCATCAACTTGCAGCTAGTACCACATGTGCAGAAGCTATGGCAGCAACAAGTGTAGGAACCCCTCAG GTTGTTCCACTGTTAATGAAAGCTATAGGGTGGCAAGGTGGAAGCATATTAGCTCTCGAGACCTTAAAGCGTGTTGTGGTTGCTGGAAACCGAGCAAGGGATGCTCTTGTTGCACAAGGACTTAA AGTTGGTCTTGTTGAGGTACTTCTTGGTCTGCTTGATTGGAGGGCTGGAGGGAGAAATGGCTTTTGTTCTCAAATGAACTGGAATGAATCTGAAGCTTCTATCGGCAGAGTGCTTGCAATTGAG GTATTGCATGCCTTTGCTACTGAAGGAGCCCACTGTACTAAAGTCCGAGAAATATTGAACAATTCTGAC GTTTGGAGTGCATACAAAGATCAAAGGCATGATCTTTTCCTTCCTTCAAATGCACAATCCGCAGCCGCTGGAATTGCTGGTTTGATCGAGAATTCATCATCGTCAAGACTCACGTATGCCCTTACTGCACCTCCACTGCAGTCATCTACTTCTAGACCTCCCCCATCATCCACATCCGACTTCCATGGAAAGCAAGAACTCTCATAG